The following proteins come from a genomic window of Pocillopora verrucosa isolate sample1 chromosome 6, ASM3666991v2, whole genome shotgun sequence:
- the LOC131770022 gene encoding uncharacterized protein — protein MFFGLLYPLLFELSALIPDPAFSQESNAVYREGNLASSTRTFLRRTFIKHEFQYLNMLLVGTVAVSDVFDCTLECLSNPFCFSVNLAAFKEAHGKLWCELLSSDKFRNSTEYKGNKSSHHFAIESPCSSSPCQHEATCVTNYRDGSFRCRCTEGFKGEYCEKVIGSCKEAYNLLKSNASQLVPLYLDSKPITVLCQMGNFGCGGGGWTPVMKINGSQATFHYDSHYWSDKNQYNIVGGRTGFDSQETKLPTYWNTSFSKICLGMKISGQLRFIVINKQANSLHSLIASGTYRAISLGRNEWKKLIGAQGSLQLNCNKEGFNAVGTSRHDSKARIGYIANQQNHCGSCNSRIGFGTGGSPDNSNTCGNVAAAHPDNGNRYIRAMGYIMVQ, from the exons ATGTTTTTTGGTCTTCTTTATCCCCTTCTATTTGAACTCTCTGCTCTAATTCCAGATCCAGCCTTTTCACAAG AATCAAACGCTGTGTATCGCGAGGGCAACCTCGCCTCCTCCACAAGAACCTTCCTGAGACGTACATTCATTAAACACGAGTTTCAATACTTGAATATGCTGCTTGTTGGAACAGTGGCAGTGTCTGATGTGTTTGACTGCACGTTAGAATGTCTCAGCAATCCGTTCTGTTTTTCTGTAAACCTGGCCGCCTTCAAAGAAGCCCATGGAAAACTTTGGTGCGAATTGTTGTCATCTGATAAGTTCAGAAACTCCACAGAgtataaaggaaataaaagttCGCATCATTTCGCCATTGAG TCACCTTGCTCTTCGTCACCTTGTCAACACGAAGCTACATGTGTCACAAACTATAGAGATGGCTCCTTCAGATGCCGCTGTACAGAAGGCTTCAAaggagaatattgtgaaaaag TTATTGGGTCCTGCAAAGAAGCTTACAACCTTCTCAA GTCAAACGCTAGTCAACTGGTTCCACTATACCTTgactctaaaccaatcacagttctCTGTCAGATGGGGAATTTTGGATGTGGaggtggaggatggacgcctGTGATGAAGATTAACGGCAGCCAG GCAACGTTTCACTATGACTCACACTACTGGAGTGATAAAAACCAATACAACATCGTTGGCGGGAGGACTGGGTTTgactcacaagagaccaagttaccgacTTATTGGAACACAtctttctccaagatctgtctcggtatgaagataaGTGGACAGCTCAGGTTTATTGTCATTAACAAGCAGGCCAACTCTCTGCACTCACTGATTGCTAGTGGGACATACCGCGCTATTTCACTGGGTCGTAACGAGTGGAAGAAGTTGATTGGTGCGCAGGGCTCTTTGCAACTGAACTGTAACAAAGAGGGCTTCAATGCTGTGGGTACCTCGAGGCATGATTCTAAAGCGAGAATTGGTTATATTGCTAACCAGCAAAACCATTGTGGCTCTTGTAATTCCAGAATTGGGTTTGGTACCGGAGGATCTCCTGATAACTCCAATACGTGTGGAAACGTAGCAGCAGCTCACCCAGATAATGGTAACAGATACATCCGAGCTATGGGATACATTATGGTGCAGTAA
- the LOC131780018 gene encoding uncharacterized protein: MFFGLLYPLLFELSALIPDPAFSQESTPVYREGNRFSSTTTFLRRTFIKHEFHHLSVPLVGTVAVSDVFDCTLECLSDPFCFSVNLAAFKGAHGKLWCELLSSDKFRNSTEYKGNKSSHHFAIESPCSSSPCQHEATCVTDYRGGSFRCRCAEGFIGEYCEKVIGSCKEAYNLFKSNASQLVTLYLDSKPITVLCQMGDFGRGDGGWTPVMKINGSQATFHYNSHYWSDKNQYNIPGGETGFDSQETKLPTYWNTPFSKICLGMKISGQLRFIVFNKQANSLHSLIDNGTYRATSLGRNEWKKLIGAQGSLQLNCNKEGFNAVGIARIGYVANQQNDCLSCNSRIGFGTRGGSNTCGNVAALSPDNGDRNIKAMGYILVQ; this comes from the exons ATGTTTTTTGGTCTTCTTTATCCCCTTCTATTTGAACTCTCTGCTCTAATTCCAGATCCCGCCTTTTCACAAG AATCAACCCCCGTGTATCGCGAGGGCAACCGCTTCTCCTCCACAACAACCTTCCTGAGACGTACATTCATTAAACACGAGTTTCATCACTTGAGTGTGCCACTTGTTGGAACAGTGGCAGTGTCTGATGTGTTTGACTGCACGTTAGAATGTCTCAGCGATCCGTTCTGTTTTTCTGTGAACCTGGCCGCCTTCAAAGGAGCCCATGGAAAACTTTGGTGCGAATTGTTGTCATCTGATAAGTTCAGAAACTccacagagtataaagggaataAAAGTTCGCATCATTTTGCAATTGAG TCACCTTGCTCTTCGTCACCTTGTCAACACGAGGCTACCTGCGTCACAGACTATAGAGGTGGTTCATTCAGATGCCGCTGTGCAGAAGGCTTCATaggagaatattgtgaaaaag ttATTGGGTCCTGCAAAGAAGCTTACAACCTTTTCAA GTCAAACGCCAGTCAACTGGTTACATTATACCTTGActctaagccaatcacagttcTCTGTCAGATGGGGGATTTTGGACgcggagatggaggatggacgcctgTAATGAAGATTAACGGCAGCCAG GCAACGTTTCACTATAACTCTCACTACTGGAGTGATAAAAACCAATACAACATCCCCGGCGGGGAGACTGGGTTTgactcacaagagaccaagttaccgaccTATTGGAATACAcctttctccaagatctgtctcggtatgaagataaGTGGACAGCTCAGGTTTATTGTCTTTAACAAGCAAGCTAACTCTCTGCACTCTTTGATTGATAATGGGACATACCGCGCTACTTCCCTGGGTCGTAACGAGTGGAAGAAGTTGATTGGTGCGCAGGGCTCTTTGCAACTGAACTGTAATAAGGAGGGCTTTAATGCTGTAGGTATTGCAAGAATTGGCTATGTAGCTAACCAGCAAAACGATTGTCTCTCTTGTAACTCCAGAATTGGGTTTGGTACTAGAGGAGGTTCCAATACGTGCGGAAACGTAGCAGCTCTTTCCCCAGATAATGGTGACAGAAACATCAAAGCTATGGGATATATTTTAGTGCAGTAA
- the LOC131798083 gene encoding uncharacterized protein, with translation MFFGLLYPLIFEVSALIPDPASSQESNPVFREGNLASSTRTFLKRTFIKHEFHHLNVPLVGTVAVSDVFDCTLECLSNPFCFSVNLAAFKGAHGKLWCELLSSDKFRNSTEYKGNKSSHHFAIESPCSSSPCQHEATCVTNYRDGSFGCRCAKGFKGEYCEKGIGSCKEAYNLFKSNASQLIPLDLDSKPITVLCQMGDFGCGDGGWTPLMKIDGSKATFHYDSHYWSDKNQYSITGGKTGFDTQETKLPTYWNTPFSKICLGMKISGQLRFIVINKQANSLYSLIADGTYRATSLGRNEWKKLIGAKGSLQLNCNKEGFNAVGTASVHSKARVGYIANEQYHCGSCDSRIGFGTGGFPNNSITCGNAAVFSPDNGDRNIKAMGYILVQ, from the exons ATGTTTTTTGGTCTTCTTTATCCCCTCATATTTGAAGTCTCTGCTCTAATTCCAGATCCAGCCTCTTCACAAG AATCAAACCCTGTGTTTCGCGAAGGCAACCTCGCCTCCTCCACAAGAACCTTCCTGAAGCGTACATTCATTAAACACGAGTTTCATCACTTGAATGTCCCGCTTGTTGGAACAGTGGCAGTGTCTGATGTATTTGACTGCACGTTAGAATGTCTCAGCAATCCGTTCTGTTTTTCTGTAAACCTGGCCGCCTTCAAAGGAGCCCATGGAAAACTTTGGTGCGAATTGTTGTCATCTGATAAGTTCAGAAACTCCACGGAGTATAAAGGGAATAAAAGTTCGCATCATTTTGCCATTGAG TCACCTTGCTCTTCGTCACCTTGTCAACACGAGGCTACGTGTGTCACAAACTATAGAGATGGCTCGTTCGGATGCCGCTGTGCAAAAGGCTTCAAaggagaatattgtgaaaaag gTATTGGGTCCTGCAAAGAAGCTTACAACCTTTTCAA GTCAAACGCCAGTCAACTGATTCCACTGGACCTTgactctaaaccaatcacagtccTCTGTCAGATGGGGGATTTTGGAtgcggagatggaggatggacgcctcTAATGAAGATTGACGGCAGCAAG GCAACGTTTCACTATGACTCTCACTACTGGAGTGATAAAAACCAATACAGCATCACCGGCGGAAAGACTGGGTTTGACAcacaagagaccaagttaccgaccTATTGGAACACAcctttctccaagatctgtctcggtatgaagataaGTGGACAGCTCAGGTTTATTGTCATTAACAAGCAGGCCAACTCTCTGTACTCTCTGATTGCTGATGGGACATACCGCGCTACTTCACTGGGTCGTAACGAGTGGAAGAAGTTGATTGGTGCGAAGGGCTCTTTGCAACTGAACTGTAACAAGGAGGGCTTCAATGCTGTAGGTACCGCAAGTGTTCATTCTAAAGCAAGAGTTGGTTATATAGCTAACGAGCAATACCATTGTGGCTCTTGTGACTCCAGAATTGGGTTTGGTACCGGAGGATTTCCTAATAACTCCATTACATGTGGAAACGCAGCAGTTTTTTCCCCAGATAATGGTGACAGAAACATCAAAGCTATGGGATATATTTTGGTGCAGTAA